One part of the Plasmodium cynomolgi strain B DNA, chromosome 3, whole genome shotgun sequence genome encodes these proteins:
- a CDS encoding hypothetical protein (putative) encodes MSQLSNRGEVKEGSQHGEEPQGRISHKGYKTQRSSALLDVNFRNGVVKCDMLSSMNEEAKIKLRKLFQDDDNRVHDEELGLNIHIKNIWIYVNLMCTFTIHDLILISRSFKNTEIIYDDVVLSGTEDGSIFKDGGGKRKGSLFIYFQNYKIRKNVVKIFLQNPYSVCFIHKNGSVHVHGALTLRRALLIMIKVIKRLKYKTFWMYRSGCSMDVHHQGGELQAEGETAAAGVPPCDDQSVHPHEGRSNLLTIQQNGGGSISGKFTPEQSIVKESTPEQSTVKESTPEQSIVKESTHEQGSAEGATPEQSSTEGVVSPDGGHPKKDKNTEKVSQTIRFCETVIEELRSKIKKYGQDDWRKDDWGKDDWGQARAHPAERPCQGEEKKQVPSKRGKYYRSGRGNRRTSKMPHAEVPSQLGHEQMDVHLDGDKLLIQVEEKRGVSKVDSPKGPSSEEYKSGGNDKNPNVSESSPLHLYEHTEDSSEVTSPNRSTTHFKSSNSQADRKNEFSGRKENDRSIEREHRGETDPFSNQFDQSYLHSKKCIYQFDTYRRWKFITRNDITFDMDHFHIKQLVAVFNVKLRHFDISKIYMYKEFKNIITDINNIIYIRIDHSLLCKLIQQGIWEPVVQNNLAKGCRPNAHPSVRTVLLFSSGNVVLYACRSRAEVLCISRFIVNTMRRNNNIA; translated from the coding sequence ATGAGCCAATTGTCGAACAGGGGGGAGGTGAAAGAGGGCAGCCAACATGGTGAGGAACCACAGGGGAGAATCTCCCACAAAGGCTACAAAACACAGCGAAGTAGCGCCCTACTCGACGTGAACTTTCGAAATGGCGTCGTCAAGTGCGACATGCTGTCATCTATGAATGAGGAAGCGAAAATAAAGTTGAGGAAGCTGTTCCAAGACGATGACAACCGGGTGCACGATGAGGAGTTAGGACtaaacatacatataaaaaatatttggatCTACGTGAACCTAATGTGTACGTTTACCATCCATGATTTGATTCTCATTTCGAGGTCCTTCAAAAACACAGAAATTATTTACGACGATGTTGTATTGAGTGGAACGGAGGATGGCTCCATCTTTAAGGATGGAGGAggtaaaagaaaaggcagtctgttcatttattttcagAATTATAAAATCAGGAAGAACGtggtgaaaatatttttgcagaaTCCTTATTCTGTTTGCTtcatacacaaaaatggatcTGTGCATGTCCACGGGGCATTGACGTTGAGGAGAGCCTTGCTCATTATGATTAAGGTCATTAAGAGATTGAAATATAAAACCTTTTGGATGTATCGAAGTGGGTGTAGTATGGATGTACAtcaccaggggggggaacttCAAGCGGAAGGAGAAACAGCTGCAGCGGGTGTGCCACCTTGTGATGACCAGAGCGTGCACCCGCacgaggggagaagcaatttGCTAACGATTCAGCAGAACGGGGGGGGGTCCATTTCGGGAAAGTTCACTCCTGAGCAGAGCATTGTCAAGGAATCTACACCTGAGCAGAGCACTGTCAAGGAATCTACTCCTGAGCAGAGCATTGTCAAGGAATCTACTCATGAGCAGGGCAGTGCCGAGGGGGCCACTCCTGAGCAGAGCAGTACCGAGGGGGTTGTTTCCCCGGATGGGGGCCAcccaaaaaaggacaagAACACGGAAAAGGTCTCCCAAACGATTCGCTTCTGCGAAACGGTCATTGAAGAACTaagaagcaaaattaaaaagtatgGGCAGGACGACTGGAGGAAGGACGACTGGGGGAAGGACGATTGGGGACAGGCCAGGGCACATCCAGCAGAGAGACCCTGTCagggggaagagaaaaaacaagtCCCATCCAAAAGGGGTAAATATTACCGATCGGGGAGGGGCAACAGGCGGACTTCCAAAATGCCCCACGCAGAAGTTCCTTCCCAATTGGGGCACGAACAAATGGATGTCCATTTGGATGGGGACAAGCTTCTCATTCaggtggaagaaaaaagaggggtGTCTAAAGTGGATTCTCCAAAAGGGCCCTCCTCAGAGGAGTACAAAAGCGGAGGCAATGACAAAAATCCGAACGTGTCCGAGTCGTCGCCTCTCCATTTATATGAGCATACGGAGGACTCCTCTGAAGTGACTAGTCCCAATCGTTCCACAACACATTTCAAATCGAGTAATAGCCAAGCGGatcgcaaaaatgaattttcgggcagaaaagaaaatgatcGATCGATCGAAAGGGAGCACCGCGGAGAGACGGATCCCTTCTCAAACCAATTTGACCAATCATACCTGCACAGCAAAAAGTGCATATACCAGTTTGACACATACCGGCGGTGGAAATTCATCACACGAAATGACATCACATTCGATATGGACCATTTCCACATCAAGCAGCTTGTCGCCGTTTTTAATGTTAAGTTGAGACATTTTgatatttccaaaatttaCATGTATAAAGAATTTAAGAACATCATTACAGACATTAAcaacattatatatattcgaATTGACCATTCTCTTTTGTGTAAGCTAATTCAGCAAGGCATTTGGGAACCCGTTGTGCAAAATAATCTCGCAAAAGGGTGTCGGCCAAATGCTCATCCCTCCGTCAGGACGGTCCTCCTGTTCAGCTCGGGCAACGTCGTCCTTTACGCCTGCAGGAGTCGCGCCGAGGTACTCTGCATATCTAGGTTTATCGTGAACACGATGCGCCGAAACAATAACATAGCA
- a CDS encoding RNA helicase (putative) — MVLLKHASKGRAIVTRVTGAARLVCNGRDDHASVARGGVTHLADDQGRVAHPADDHGRVAHPADARGAAAPPCGESHLREFTNGDKIVYDNAEDLRKFCDKKFKKFRSELNILTSSNREYVPYHLFDFFLSRGSFEEVHEKLALKVGQLKREQLEGAQSNVRKIGEACLPKADRLHDDEGDDYSPYFLPHLSDAMDGDMDQNADREGCVQKKNIFFGEGNKNVKEEKKKIPSLLQLKQVNLLDMDSYIKLSLQRNFHVKYLTTVQYCLFPLFVKNYDILIHSVKGTGKTLSYCLPLAHKIIAQLGKLKRDFPHLKDNYVLALIICPNRILVEQTYAIVKKLLMYHPYGIICHYMHGKKNMNMQGEIEELKKKQHIIVTTPASFINYMKFTSSFKDMLFLCDTIIVDEAYFLLNSNFLHNVLTIKDVLPKGHQTVLLTCHVNNFLKHLAFRFLRLNYVYLNLVHNCVYDDDTFEDATRGGTHPQCHYTTDGSEERSGLSNLTIRANPPFELYHKLNAQLLSLYRNNILNCTQLEKLWYCKDAKTFYDHVNTFDAYIVGEPVHPTEGGEDKKREEHPEEQKQKLTLSHSDYNNYTQFSPTHANYEQNKGRHIPTHILLTQEYLIYESDKLALVVFNILCRELLSNESIKIVLFMPTVKMIQFFYVIFKHYIFKGYLCLLYLRGKQRAHGGYTNMKGDNSSYYHGGGANSDSASAHPQNHHYDKDCVTFSVSSTPFVWAHPELRSAEEGGSLGGNGPIELGDRAADSSLNMEDPHSNRGKENSEENKCDPDDDKYQREYELLKDVILSCLHSKLSADKKMYTLNRFNNSEGKTKQVLFASSLLCQGIEVDKVDLVIQVGVCTTVDEYVLRTNLATSKNTKGRSLLLLNELEGHYLFTLYKNSIMISSISKRYLRDIYKDNPLLDALLKYKRRGVSVPSGCSEDDQRSTGQSVSDRGKADDVGDKLGGKHALAGGNFAHEEKKDHYAYNPPLRHIEWHKHEHLLCSCELMYRSLLGFYCQQNKFLKYEKWQVPSLIKNMIYSFGYFDNFYVTKSMAARLQILNAPDLFVKFNATPRSVLMSALPSYKGYKSQMNEIWRKGRAGGQSDGVLPSGEDPPFDTEQGEVNLEEKAKRRESGDYERHPLYFPIRTYLS, encoded by the exons ATGGTGCTTCTGAAGCATGCGTCCAAGGGGCGAGCCATTGTTACGAGGGTGACCGGTGCCGCGAGGCTAGTGTGCAACGGGAGAGACGACCATGCGTCGGTTGCACGTGGAGGGGTTACTCACCTGGCGGATGACCAAGGAAGGGTTGCTCACCCGGCGGATGATCACGGAAGGGTTGCTCACCCGGCGGATGCTCGCGGAGCGGCTGCCCCCCCCTGCGGGGAATCCCACCTACGCGAGTTCACCAACGGAGACAAAATAGTGTACGACAATGCAGAGGACTTGCGCAAGTTCTGcgacaaaaaatttaagaagTTTCGATCCGAGCTGAACATACTCACATCGTCCAACAGGGAATATGTGCCGTACCACCTGTTtgacttcttcctctcccgCGGGTCATTCGAGGAGGTGCACGAAAAGTTGGCCCTCAAAGTGGGACagttaaaaagggagcagcTAGAAGGGGCACAATCAAATGTGAGGAAAATCGGGGAAGCATGCCTCCCCAAGGCTGACAGACTTCACGATGACGAGGGGGACGATTATTctccttattttttgccacaCTTGTCTGACGCGATGGATGGGGACATGGATCAGAATGCAGACCGCGAAGgatgtgtacaaaaaaaaaatatattttttggggagggaaacaaaaatgtgaaggaggagaagaaaaaaataccgtCGTTATTGCAACTGAAACAAGTTAACCTTCTGGACATGGActcatatataaaattaagttTACAGAGGAACTTCCACGTGAAATATTTGACAACAGTTCAGTACTGTTTATTTCCactgtttgtaaaaaattacgacATTTTAATTCACTCCGTTAAAGGCACAGGGAAGACGCTATCGTACTGTCTCCCACTTGCCCACAAAATAATTGCACAGCTAGGTAAACTTAAAAGGGACTTTCCTCACTTGAAGGACAACTATGTCCTTGCGCTGATTATCTGTCCGAACAGAATTCTCGTCGAACAAACATACgcaattgtaaaaaaattactcatGTACCATCCGTATGGCATCATATGTCACTACatgcatggaaaaaaaaatatgaacatgcaAGGTGAAATTGaggagctaaaaaaaaaacaacacatTATTGTGACCACTCCAGCTAGTTTCATCAATTATATGAAATTCACATCTTCCTTCAAAGAcatgctttttttatgtgacACGATTATCGTGGACGAAGCGtattttctattaaattcaaattttttacacaacGTTTTAACTATCAAGGATGTGTTGCCCAAGGGACACCAAACCGTTTTACTAACCTGtcatgttaataattttttaaagcactTGGCCTTCAGATTTTTGCGCCTCAATTATGTGTACCTAAATTTAGTGCACAACTGTGTGTATGATGATGACACGTTTGAGGATGCCACTAGGGGGGGTACACACCCCCAGTGCCACTACACAACAGATGGGAGTGAAGAACGGAGCGGCCTTTCAAATCTGACCATTCGGGCGAATCCCCCATTTGAGTTGTACCACAAACTGAACGCCCAGCTCCTCTCCCTCTACAGAAACAACATACTGAATTGCACCCAGCTAGAAAAGCTTTGGTACTGCAAAGACGCCAAGACGTTTTACGACCACGTTAATACATTCGATGCGTACATCGTAGGGGAGCCAGTCCACCCGACAGAAGGG ggtgaagacaaaaaaagggaagaacacCCGGAAGAGCAAAAACAGAAGCTCACTCTGAGCCACAGCGATTACAACAACTACACACAGTTCAGCCCCACACACGCCAATTATGAACAGAACAAAGGGAGACACATCCCCACGCATATACTCCTAACGCAAGAGTACTTAATATACGAGTCAGACAAACTTGCCTTAGTAGTCTTCAATATTCTCTGCAGAGAGCTCCTCTCAAATGAGAGTATAAAGATAGTCCTCTTCATGCCCACTGTAAAAATGATTCAGTTTTTTTACGTCATTTTCAAGCACTACATTTTTAAGGGCTACCTGTGTTTGCTCTACCTGCGCGGAAAGCAAAGGGCCCACGGGGGGTATACCAATATGAAGGGCGATAACAGCAGCTACTACCACGGGGGGGGCGCTAATTCGGACAGTGCCTCTGCCCACCCGCAGAACCACCACTACGATAAGGATTGCGTTACCTTTTCTGTCTCCTCCACCCCCTTCGTTTGGGCCCATCCAGAACTGCGCAGCGCAGAAGAGGGGGGGTCCCTAGGTGGGAATGGTCCCATCGAGTTAGGGGATAGAGCAGCGGACAGTTCGCTCAATATGGAAGACCCACACTCAAACAGAGGCAAAGAAAACAGTGAAGAGAACAAGTGCGACCCTGATGATGATAAGTACCAACGTGAGTACGAATTGCTAAAAGACGTCATACTCTCCTGTCTGCACTCCAAATTAAGtgcagataaaaaaatgtacacccTGAACAGATTTAACAACTCGGAGGGGAAGACCAAACAAGTCTTATTCGCTTCTTCCCTGTTGTGTCAAGGAATCGAAGTAGACAAGGTCGACTTGGTAATACAGGTAGGGGTGTGTACCACCGTTGATGAATACGTTCTAAGGACGAATCTCGCCACATCGAAAAACACCAAGGGACGAAGCCTTCTCTTGTTAAACGAGTTAGAGGGACATTATTTGTTCACTCTTTACAAAAACAGCATTATGATTAGCAGCATCAGCAAGAGGTACTTGAGAGATATATATAAGGATAACCCTTTGTTGGATGCTCTGTTGAAGTATAAGCGCAGGGGGGTTAGTGTGCCAAGTGGGTGTAGTGAGGATGACCAACGGTCAACGGGGCAATCCGTTAGCGATAGGGGCAAAGCCGATGATGTAGGTGACAAACTGGGGGGAAAGCATGCACTTGCGGGGGGAAATTTTGCtcatgaggagaaaaaggatcATTATGCTTATAACCCCCCACTGAGACACATCGAATGGCACAAGCACGAGCACCTACTCTGTTCGTGCGAGCTGATGTACAGATCGCTCCTCGGGTTTTATTGTCAACAAAACAAATTTCTCAAGTATGAAAAATGGCAAGTACCaagtttaattaaaaatatgatttacTCCTTTGGctattttgataatttttatgtaacgAAATCGATGGCTGCGAGActtcaaattttaaatgcGCCTGATCTGTTCGTAAAATTTAATGCCACCCCGCGGAGTGTGCTCATGTCCGCGTTGCCATCTTACAAGGGATACAAATCCCAGATGAATGAAATTTGGCGGAAAGGCCGCGCAGGTGGTCAGTCAGACGGAGTGTTGCCCTCTGGGGAGGACCCCCCATTTGACACAGAACAGGGGGAAGTCAACTTGGaagaaaaggcgaaaagaCGCGAAAGTGGGGATTACGAAAGGCACCCCTTGTATTTCCCCATTCGCACGTATTTGTCCTGA
- a CDS encoding hypothetical protein (putative): MRRIPIDAGPRLLRLRLLLPLRLLLPLLLLVVVVLLTAGGVAKCELPHEGVNHLDTRNKTEERIMDVLNSVSVGQSIKRERILLDDVANYIQYLKVLSLVAPRENVEGDAAGEGFINVDTTGKGATEKRRVHMVYSSQGNNYKNNLYDVMREVNR, from the coding sequence ATGAGAAGGATACCAATTGACGCAGGACCCAGGCTGCTACGGCTTCGCCTGCTCCTACCTCTGCGTCTGCTCCTACCGCTCCTTCTGCTGGTGGTAGTGGTACTGCTGACTGCAGGAGGAGTAGCCAAATGTGAACTGCCACACGAGGGAGTGAACCATTTAGACACACGAAACAAAACTGAGGAACGTATTATGGATGTCCTAAACTCAGTTAGCGTTGGTCAGTCCATTAAACGAGAAAGGATCCTACTAGACGACGTGGCAAACTATATACAGTATTTGAAAGTGCTCAGCTTGGTAGCCCCGCGTGAGAATGTAGAAGGAGACGCTGCGGGGGAGGGCTTCATTAATGTCGATACTACTGGGAAGGGAGCCACGGAAAAGCGAAGAGTTCACATGGTGTACTCCTCACAGGGGaacaattacaaaaataatttatacgaCGTGATGAGGGAAGTCAATAGG
- a CDS encoding hypothetical protein (putative): MEFLNEFNYLSRFGEYSYAHFTDVERRRNKKDDLSFQKSVEVTPNWEALQRVDNLCDAREKEGRVREGEFFHISKWGMQRGGSHLKYHNGGERNDTSSTPTEGEKAEQSQRRPPYRGGTRQLRREGNPSENSPTGERSKERSKGRSKERSKERNKNGFAIPPNETFFYEPFTSLSGQMENKGTHLNSPFHRNSNVDKLLDLEPQQSNHERIEAPPLGGEKLTPLNWDRNSCTLIYLHSGNSKAEGETSKGEPSMNTVLHPKGDLLKSSVNSMHVERVEDPFLNLIDQENRPNGVPFFEGQSNRVEDLTSAMFDSHTIGNQGAYKMDPLGGCTPKKEDLIRTDDFHTRDVPPLGSENRFGGSTNWNAMKRGGKVGDGQGGDEQGGDGQAADGQAADELATDEQAVPFSKKLPVWESSLLEREFYSSLFPMDGDLFAGRETNGGRLHIGGSGTVWGDIDGGVTVCGHMGGSSSACGHTGETAKDEQTNIGDEELMGRDYNVEKPHQWGKSHTVDLFQMVNSRRGGKTPPDSRIMKNSTKERIKLQHELINLSSDGSTSEMDWTRKGTAPRGEPNVGWLPQEEGCHIDGFNMMGEERTTEGGKNPLWGKHDFFDFEHGEEVGASERGRPDWIGDISKRMTSREVGNTKGESRGGLLTAARHRRDGKADGEAGEREEVAEKEEGEEDVPTYHDHYLTEKRIMEEAAPMEDECSSFLDIIDEIVSISKDIIGTNQNEDGVVETLQRSPDEGTDYSQIGEGHLPRELQMGLHLGVALEEVVEPAEQSTHAGVYKDPPEDIIVDDVYAHFEKLIELCRKGEEPCDEVVTAKGREGPIHGAVCGAVHAAVLKNPHSMEVNTQQVAPPCWRNRSGETKGATRGIQEEDPQEDPQEEPQEEPQENPRENPQDSPTCGTASGWEDPPTMELCEGLYRVLMCRDYLEALPVLAAHTGGKRADGRPISEISGMCERSGMSELSGMIELSGKTHCGAGNYPSDGPLPGNVSLVTFHTYLRRAKKMNKRGFTEMYDYSDYVYTHMQKIFQMDITRFFFTSNYLENMNRYIIKKNKLINDLTNAKNFINNFLQKKENVVTQKKFCNDVTYPMYFLIFTNLLVTLWHRSFSHLEGAKWNQLVWFLIRRLRKKTTICVLRRSYSLLSRIYQYLTKYPLDEKQKKKIISIVKRSRSFKMVQKNVHKINTFCFYVLIFFLPLSVPPFGKDLNTRDYFLHCFLRNFNKVVLRYAKEHTSDGRRSENMRDIVRKAVSSSKKNICRLKMQSLGQVFRCSFEDAPRGGRPVSGSTSSHAKGQPNRQQNGLPNRQQNGLPNRQQNGLPNRQQNGLPNRQRKGLPNRQPNGLPNRQPNNLVDAVRDIHISARIEQIEKELTAYLRANAHFHDTFFNVIVPLVNGLTILLENLEMIFALYVKHRVRKSRKLLFFRNPWLCSYDVFLSFTQSGGPAPNYAEKSGMATVTRGVAGILTGSLTGSLTDDSADSPPTDFAAYIAQQDRQLAQDDLGALYDFKRAKEMLLLGSREKGTSRRNTDGADKRRPHKRGPHKQNDLADRDRANHAKLNAYYSYILKLCHDERYKEINTRALRCLFYSLYFS, translated from the exons atggaatttttaaaCGAGTTCAATTACTTGAGCCGTTTTGGAGAGTACAGTTATGCCCACTTCACAGATGTagaaaggagaagaaacaaaaaggacgATCTCTCATTCCAGAAGAGTGTTGAGGTCACTCCAAATTGGGAAGCCTTGCAGCGAGTCGATAATCTTTGTGACGCACGCGAAAAAGAAGGGAGAGTTCGAGaaggggaattttttcacatttccaaatgggggatgcaaagggggggtagTCACTTGAAGTATCACAACGGAGGTGAGAGGAACGACACGTCTTCCACTCCCaccgaaggggaaaaagctGAACAATCGCAAAGAAGGCCACCTTACAGAGGTGGGACAAGGCAGTTGAGAAGGGAAGGCAATCCAAGTGAAAACAGCCCAACAGGAGAAAGGAGCAAAGAAAGGAGCAAAGGAAGGAGCAAagaaagaagcaaagaaagaaacaaaaacggTTTTGCGATCCCACCAAATGAGACCTTCTTTTATGAACCGTTTACCTCTCTGTCTggacaaatggaaaataaaggGACCCATTTAAATAGTCCATTTCATCGGAACAGCAATGTGGATAAGCTCCTTGATCTTGAACCCCAGCAGAGTAACCACGAGAGGATAGAAGCACCACCCCTGGGTGGGGAGAAATTGACGCCATTGAATTGGGATCGAAACAGCTGTACACTCATTTATTTACACTCCGGTAATTCCAAAGCGGAAGGAGAAAcatcaaaaggggaaccaTCCATGAACACAGTTCTGCACCCCAAAGGGGACCTTCTCAAAAGTAGCGTTAACAGTATGCATGTCGAACGAGTGGAGGACCCATTTTTAAACCTCATTGATCAAGAGAACAGGCCAAATggggtccccttttttgagggTCAATCCAACAGGGTGGAGGACCTCACATCTGCCATGTTCGATTCCCATACGATTGGAAATCAGGGGGCATACAAGATGGACCCCCTGGGGGGATGCactccaaaaaaggaggaccTAATCCGAACGGATGATTTCCACACCCGTGATGTGCCCCCACTTGGGAGTGAAAATCGATTTGGTGGGTCCACCAACTGGAATGCGATGAAGAGAGGTGGGAAGGTAGGAGACGGGCAGGGAGGAGACGAGCAGGGAGGAGACGGGCAGGCAGCAGACGGACAGGCAGCAGACGAGCTGGCAACCGACGAGCAGGCAGTTCCATTCAGCAAAAAATTGCCCGTTTGGGAGAGTTCCCTCCTCGAGAGAGAGTTCTATAGTAGCTTGTTCCCCATGGATGGTGATCTCTTCGCTGGGAGGGAAACAAACGGAGGAAGGTTACACATCGGAGGTAGCGGCACTGTTTGGGGAGACATCGATGGTGGCGTCACTGTTTGTGGACACATGGGAGGTAGCTCCTCTGCTTGTGGACACACTGGAGAGACCGCCAAAGATGAGCAGACCAACATCGGTGATGAAGAACTGATGGGAAGAGACTACAATGTGGAGAAGCCTCATCAGTGGGGCAAGTCCCATACGGTGGATCTGTTCCAAATGGTCAATAGCAGAAGAGGGGGCAAGACCCCACCTGACAGTCGCATTATGAAGAATTCCACAAAGGAAAGAATCAAGTTACAGCACGAATTGATAAACCTGAGTAGTGATGGTTCTACATCGGAGATGGATTGGACAAGGAAGGGGACAGCTCCTCGTGGAGAACCGAATGTGGGTTGGCTCCCCCAGGAGGAAGGATGCCACATCGATGGTTTCAATATGATGGGAGAAGAGAGGACGACGGAGGGTGGGAAAAACCCTCTTTGGGGGAAGCACGACTTTTTCGATTTCGAACACGGTGAGGAGGTAGGTGCATCCGAAAGGGGAAGGCCCGACTGGATCGGAGACATCTCCAAGCGAATGACAAGCCGGGAAGTAGGAAACACAAAAGGGGAGTCTCGTGGGGGACTCTTAACAGCGGCACGCCATCGAAGGGATGGCAAAGCGGATGGGGAGGCAGGGGAACGAGAGGAAGTGGCAgagaaagaggaaggagaggaagacgTGCCAACCTACCACGACCACTACTTAACAGAGAAGCGGATCATGGAAGAGGCAGCACCGATGGAGGACGAATGCAGCTCCTTCTTAGACATCATTGATGAGATAGTTAGCATAAGCAAAGATATAATCGGAACTAATCAGAACGAGGATGGTGTGGTGGAGACTCTACAGCGGAGCCCAGACGAGGGTACAGACTACTCACAAATTGGGGAGGGGCACCTTCCGAGGGAACTCCAAATGGGGCTCCATCTCGGTGTTGCTCTCGAAGAAGTGGTAGAACCGGCTGAGCAGTCCACCCACGCGGGTGTTTATAAGGACCCACCTGAGGATATAATTGTCGACGATGTGTATGCCCACTTTGAAAAGTTGATCGAGTTGTGcaggaagggggaggaaccGTGTGACGAGGTGGTGACGGCAAAGGGGAGGGAAGGCCCCATTCACGGAGCTGTTTGCGGGGCAGTTCACGCAGCAGTTCTGAAAAATCCACATAGTATGGAGGTGAATACCCAACAGGTGGCACCCCCATGTTGGAGAAACAGGTCGGGTGAAACGAAAGGTGCCACACGTGGGATCCAAGAAGAGGACCCTCAGGAGGACCCCCAGGAGGAACCCCAGGAGGAACCCCAAGAAAACCCCCGTGAGAACCCCCAGGACAGCCCCACATGTGGGACCGCCTCAGGATGGGAAGACCCCCCCACTATGGAGCTCTGCGAGGGGCTGTACCGCGTGCTGATGTGTAGAGACTATTTGGAGGCCCTCCCTGTGTTGGCGGCGCAcacgggggggaagcgaGCCGATGGGAGACCCATAAGCGAGATAAGCGGTATGTGCGAGCGAAGCGGTATGTCCGAGCTAAGCGGCATGATCGAGCTAAGCGGCAAAACCCATTGTGGTGCAGGCAACTACCCAAGTGATGGGCCCCTCCCAGGAAACGTGAGCCTTGTCACCTTCCACACCTACCTTCGCAgagccaaaaaaatgaacaaaagaGGCTTCACCGAAATGTACGACTACAGCGATTacgtatacacacacatgcagaAGATATTCCAAATGGATATAACacgcttcttcttcactaGTAATTATctagaaaatatgaacaggtacataattaaaaaaaacaagctcATTAATGACCTGacgaatgcaaaaaattttataaataattttttacagaagaaggaaaacgtGGTTACTCAGAAGAAGTTTTGCAATGACGTGACCTACCCGATGTACTTTTTGATTTTCACCAATCTGTTAGTAACCCTGTGGCATAGGtccttttctcatttggaAGGAGCCAAATGGAACCAGCTGGTCTGGTTCCTAATCAGGCGTCTCCGCAAGAAGACAACGATTTGTGTGTTAAGAAGGAGTTACTCCCTTCTGTCTCGCATTTATCAGTACCTCACCAAATATCCCCTAGatgagaagcagaaaaaaaaaattattagcaTTGTTAAACGGAGCAGAAGCTTCAAAATGGTTCAGAAAAACGTACATAAAATCAATACCTTCTGTTTTTAtgtcctcatttttttcctccccctgtCGGTACCTCCATTTGGCAAGGACCTCAACACACGTGACTACTTCCTGCACTGTTTTCTCAGAAACTTTAACAAAGTCGTTTTGAGGTACGCCAAGGAGCATACCAGCGACGG CCGCAGAAGCGAAAACATGCGCGACATCGTCCGTAAAGCGGTGAGCAGCTCGAAGAAGAACATCTGCCGGTTGAAGATGCAGAGCCTCGGGCAGGTGTTCCGCTGCTCCTTCGAAGATGCCCCCCGGGGGGGTAGACCGGTAAGCGGAAGTACTAGCAGCCATGCAAAGGGGCAGCCAAACCGCCAACAAAATGGACTGCCAAACCGCCAACAAAATGGACTGCCAAACCGCCAACAAAATGGGCTGCCAAACCGCCAACAAAATGGACTGCCAAACCGCCAACGAAAAGGGCTGCCAAACCGCCAACCAAATGGGCTGCCAAACCGCCAACCAAACAACCTCGTGGACGCCGTGCGGGACATACACATAAGCGCAAGAATCGAGCAGATCGAGAAGGAACTGACCGCCTACCTCAGAGCAAACGCCCATTTCCACGACACCTTCTTTAACGTCATCGTGCCCTTGGTGAATGGCCTCACAATCCTTTTGGAAAACCTCGAGATGATCTTTGCCCTGTACGTAAAGCACAGAGTGCGCAAGAGCAGGAAGCTGCTTTTCTTTCGTAACCCCTGGCTGTGCAGCTATGACGTCTTCCTGTCCTTCACTCAGTCGGGGGGACCCGCCCCGAACTACGCAGAAAAAAGTGGGATGGCCACAGTGACTAGGGGTGTAGCGGGCATCTTAACGGGCAGCTTAACGGGCAGCTTAACGGACGATTCAGCTGACAGCCCACCCACAGACTTCGCGGCCTACATCGCGCAGCAGGACCGCCAGCTCGCGCAGGACGACCTGGGGGCACTGTACGACTTCAAGAGGGCTAAGGAAATGCTGCTCCTGGGGAGTAGGGAAAAGGGGACATCCCGCAGAAACACAGATGGGGCTGACAAACGAAGGCCCCACAAACGAGGGCCACACAAACAGAACGATCTCGCAGATAGGGACCGCGCAAATCACGCCAAGTTAAACGCCTACTATTCCTACATATTAAAGTTATGCCATGACGAGCGGTACAAAGAAATAAACACGAGAGCTTTGAGATGTCTTTTCTACAGCTTGTATTTTAGTTGA